From the genome of Odocoileus virginianus isolate 20LAN1187 ecotype Illinois chromosome 16, Ovbor_1.2, whole genome shotgun sequence, one region includes:
- the LOC139038633 gene encoding basic salivary proline-rich protein 3-like has product MLRLRPPAPRPASPSPAPRHKAALAASGGRGAAAARARETKAGREPTFRGFGGPAPRPGLGEGEGPPLGEEQCGRRPRPLAALGDRRAASRCSSRESGRGRGGAGGPHVCRERGRPGRPHVGPPPRADAESAASAGPGPQHVAPRCARASVTRPRRPVRARAPKSVSRGLCLPGCARRRPRGTGARCPPRSIRAQRTLGAQRSPPPPDWRPSSRCSPSVARSLPGAAVTPPGSVATGPSPPASGAGVGLVGRWGAGPEVRGGKLVLSLSRRSATSCAPPCHSQAASPLEVPAEKRVLWPPRPGSSPTGTPPPSNPSTTAALPREKPDSGFLLGRTWRQLGGRRQEKGQVPQPDGKPALGPDPHLPAETAAVDRAVSATSPWAVGHKLQEANTQTVY; this is encoded by the exons ATGCTGAGGCTGCGCCCGCCGGCTCCGCGCCCCGCGTCCCCGTCCCCCGCGCCGAGGCACAAAGCGGCTCTGGCAGCGAGCGGCGGGCGCGGGGCTGCGGCGGCTCGCGCCCGGGAGACAAAGGCGGGGCGCGAGCCCACGTTCCGCGGCTTCGGcggccccgcgccccgcccggggctgggggaaggggagggcccGCCGCTCGGGGAGGAACAATGCGGGCGGCGGCCCCGCCCCTTGGCGGCCCTGGGCGATCGGCGCGCCGCCTCGCGGTGCAGCAGCCGGGAGTCCGGGCGCGGGCGCGGCGGCGCCGGCGGCCCGCACGTGTGCAGGGAGAGGGGGCGTCCCGGCCGCCCGCACGTGGGGCCGCCGCCGCGCGCAGATGCAGAGAGCGCGGCCTCGGCGGGCCCGGGGCCCCAACACGTGGCTCCTCGCTGCGCGCGTGCGTCGGTCACCCGGCCCCGGCGCCCGGTGCGGGCCCGAGCGCCAAAGAGCGTGAGTCGCGGCCTCTGCCTCCCCGGGTGCGCGCGTAGGAGACCGAGGGGGACCGGGGCGCGCTGCCCACCCAGGTCGATTCGGGCACAGCGCACGCTGGGGGCCCAGCGGAGCCCACCACCACCAGACTGGCGGCCCTCAAGCAGGTGCAGCCCATCGGTCGCGCGGAGCCTCCCAGGTGCCGCCGTGACCCCGCCCGGCTCCGTGGCCACAGGCCCAAGCCCGCCGGCCTCAGGTGCTGGGGTCGGCCTCGTGGGCAGGTGGGGCGCAGGCCCGGAAGTCAGAGGAGGAAAGTTGGTGTTGAGTTTAAGCCGTAGGAGCGCGACCTCTTGCGCCCCACCGTGCCACTCCCAGGCTGCTAGCCCTTTAGAAGTTCCCGCAGAAAAACGGGTGTTGTGGCCGCCCCGACCTGGATCCTCCCCAACTGGGACAccccctccctccaaccccagCACCACCGCCGCTTTGCCAAGAGAGAAGCCAGATTCCGGATTCCTACTTGGGAGGACGTGGCGGCAACTTGGTGGTAGGCGACAGGAAAAAGGACAAGTGCCCCAACCGGATGGAAAGCCAGCCCTGGGCCCAGACCCACACCTCCCCGCTGAGACAGCTGCGGTGGATCGGGCGGTCTCTGCCACCTCACCTTGGGCCG TTGGCCATAAACTTCAGGAAGCAAACACACAGACCGTCTATTAA